The following is a genomic window from Amycolatopsis australiensis.
GGCCACGCCGGCGCGTCGCGGCAAGCCGGCCGAAGCGGTGGTCGTGAAGCCGAAACCGCACCGGCCGCCGAAGCAGGCGGCCCCGGTGCGGCACGAGATCCCGGACGTGCCGATCTGGTCCCGCGGCCGCCCCGGCGCGGGGCCGCATCACGGCGGCGGTCACGACGGCTGCGGCCACCACCGCCGGTGAAGCTACGGGCCGAGCGGGATCTGGTACTGCATGAGCCCCTTGTCGAGCGCGACCTGGTCGTACAGCCGCCGCGCGGTCGTGTTCGACGTTTGCGTGTGCCAGTAGACGCGGGCGCATCCCCGCGCCCGCGCCCAGCCGGCGACGGCTTCGATGAGGGCCCGGCCCGCGCCGCGGCCGCGGGCTTTCGCGTCGGTGAACAGGTCCTGCAGGTAGCAGACGTCGGCGGAAGTCGTGCTGACGTGCGTGAAGAAGTGCACGATGCCGACGAGCTCGCCGTCGAGCCGCGCGCCGAGCGCGTGCATCCGCTCGCCGCTGCGGAACTCGCGCCATGCGCGGTCCACGAGCTCGGGCGCGAGCGTCCTGCCGTAGAACGTGTTGTAGCCGGCGAAGAGGTTTTCCCAGGCCGCGCGGTCGTCTTCGGTGAGGCGCCCGATGGAGATCATGCGCCGAGGCTAACGTCCCGTCCGGCCGGTTCGGTGGACACGCGGGACACAACTGGTGAGTAAGGTGACGAACCCGAATCCGATTCATAGAATCGGCGGCCATCAGGTCCCGGTCGGCACGACGCAGCGGAGGTTCCCGATGGCGCGCACGGCGCACCATGCCAGTGGCAGGCCCGTCACGGTGGGGGAGCTCATGCTCCGGCCGGACGTCCACGGCAGACGGCGGCCCGAGGACCTCGAAGTCCTCGAGCTGGCCTACCGGATGCGCCGCCGGATCGGCCCGGAGCCGGTCGTCGCCCGGACGCCGCGGTTCCGCGCGCTCGCCGCGGTCACCGGGCGGTGGCGGCGCAAGCCGCGGTGAGCGCGCCGTTCCCGCAGGCCACCCTCGCCGGGGGTGGCCTCTTTCGTCTGTCCACTCGGGACGATCCGGCTCAGCGTGCCGCGAACGCGAGGGCTGCGGCGAGGGCGCGGTGACCGGCCGCGGTCGGGTGGACGTCGCAGCCGCCGGTGGGCAGCTTGATCAGCAGTCCCGCCGCGCACGGGTCGCCACCGGTGCGCAGGGACGCGATCAGGAACGCCGTGAAGCCGTCCGCGACCTTGCCGTGGTAGCGGTGCGTGACCTGGCTCAACGCGGAGTCGATCGCCTTCACCTGCGCCACCTGCGCCGCGTCGCGGTAGTCGAGCGAGTAGTACGACACCAGGACCAGGTCACCGTGGTACTCCGCGCGCAGCGCCGCGAGGATCGTCGCGAGGTTGCGGCTCGCCTGGTCGAGGGCGACCTGGAAGTCCGGGCCCGTGCAGTGGTCCGGCGTGCTCTTCTGGCAGAGGAACATGTCGTTCGCGCCGATGGTCAGCGTGACCAGCCGGGTGTCCCGGTGGGCCCGCAGGTACTGCACCGCGTAACCGACCTGGGCGCCCGGGTAGG
Proteins encoded in this region:
- a CDS encoding GNAT family N-acetyltransferase, yielding MISIGRLTEDDRAAWENLFAGYNTFYGRTLAPELVDRAWREFRSGERMHALGARLDGELVGIVHFFTHVSTTSADVCYLQDLFTDAKARGRGAGRALIEAVAGWARARGCARVYWHTQTSNTTARRLYDQVALDKGLMQYQIPLGP
- a CDS encoding SGNH/GDSL hydrolase family protein, whose product is MLRRVFATAAVVVALSSLLTAPAEAWGWGRYLALGDSVAFGYRPDAGADYANPANFSGYAEKYASLRGLRLANASCPGETTGSMLDVNAPSNGCENGYRKAFPLHVSYPGAQVGYAVQYLRAHRDTRLVTLTIGANDMFLCQKSTPDHCTGPDFQVALDQASRNLATILAALRAEYHGDLVLVSYYSLDYRDAAQVAQVKAIDSALSQVTHRYHGKVADGFTAFLIASLRTGGDPCAAGLLIKLPTGGCDVHPTAAGHRALAAALAFAAR